One Oncorhynchus masou masou isolate Uvic2021 chromosome 18, UVic_Omas_1.1, whole genome shotgun sequence DNA window includes the following coding sequences:
- the lmf1 gene encoding lipase maturation factor 1, with protein MATHSESSESTLRKRRVETRKTTTTHSDDTTPNNEEDTCKAKKQELVTLQTGTYWLTRIVLLRSIAFIYFIAFTVAYNQNKQLIGERGLLPCKDYLLSVKRYVGGKIDMSAFAYTPSILWFLDWTDMDANLDGIALVGMALSGFVLLTGTANMIIMAMLWVLYHSLVSVGQIWYSFGWESQLLETGFLGIFLCPVWSLSQVPSRCPPSLISIWTFRWLIVRIMLGAGLIKIRGDRCWRDLTCMDYHYETQPVPNPMSYYMHQSPWWFHRFEVLSNHFIELIVPLFTFLGRRMCMVNGTLQIVFQVTLIVSGNLSFLNWLTIVPSLACFDDASLGFLFSSGRGAKQAVLDLQAEEAAGWTPKPTRGMLCRRVVNVALGVLIGYLSVPVVLNLLSSKQVMNTSFDPLRIVNTYGAFGSITKERTEVILQGTMNEDPKDPEAVWEEYQFLCKPGDLTRRPCLISPYHYRLDWLMWFAAFQTYEQSEWVIHIAGRLLANDTSILSLMEYNPFQGRDNPRWVRGEHFKYRFTLPGSGPQGKWWVRKRIGAYFPAVDLVALRGYFKSRNWPHPDL; from the exons ATGGCGACTCACAGTGAGAGTTCTGAAAGCACTTTGAGAAAAAGACGCGTCGAAACAAGGAAAACAACAACGACACATTCAGATGACACCACCCCAAATAATGAAGAGGACACTTGCAAAGCAAAGAAGCAAGAATTGGTTACATTGCAAACCGGGACTTACTGGCTCACTCGAATTGTGCTTCTACGTTCCATTGCTTTCATCTACT tcaTTGCATTCACTGTTGCCTACAACCAGAACAAACAGCTGATAGGAGAGCGAGGCCTCTTGCCCTGTAAGGATTACCTTCTCAGTGTGAAGCGCTATGTGGGGGGGAAGATCGATATGTCTGCCTTCGCCTACACTCCCTCTATCCTGTGGTTCCTGGACTGGACGGACATGGATGCCAACCTGGATGGCATTGCCCTGGTGGGGATGGCGCTGTCAGGCTTTGTGTTGCTGACTGGCACTGCCAACATGATCATCATGGCCATGCTGTGGGTGCTCTACCATTCTCTCGTCAGTGTGGGGCAGATCTG GTATTCGTTTG GTTGGGAAAGTCAGTTGTTGGAGACAGGCTTCTTGGGGATCTTCCTATGTCCTGTGTGGAGTCTGTCCCAGGTGCCCTCTCGCTGCCCCCCCTCGCTAATCTCCATCTGGACCTTCCGCTGGCTCATCGTTCGCATCATGCTGGGCGCt GGGCTGATAAAGATCAGAGGGGACCGCTGCTGGAGGGACCTGACGTGCATGGACTACCACTACGAG ACTCAGCCGGTACCAAACCCCATGTCATACTATATGCACCAATCCCCATGGTGGTTCCATCGCTTCGAGGTTCTGTCCAATCACTTCATCGAGCTCATCGTCCCTCTCTTCACCTTCCTGGGGCGACGCATGTGCATGGTCAACGGGACGCTGCAAATAGTGTTCCAG GTGACTCTGATAGTGAGTGGGAACCTGAGCTTCCTCAATTGGCTGACCATAGTTCCCAGTTTGGCCTGTTTTGACGATGCCTCTCTGGGGTTCCTGTTCTCGTCTGGCCGAGGGGCCAAGCAAGCCGTACTGGACCTCCAGGCTGAGGAGGCAGCAGGATGGACCCCCAAACCCACCAGGG GTATGCTTTGTCGTCGAGTGGTAAATGTGGCTCTGGGCGTTCTGATTGGCTACCTGAGCGTTCCTGTAGTGCTGAACCTGCTGAGCTCCAAACAGGTGATGAACACGTCTTTTGACCCGCTCCGCATCGTCAACACCTACGGGGCCTTCGGCAG TATCACTAAGGAGCGGACTGAGGTGATTCTGCAGGGTACTATGAATGAGGACCCTAAGGACCCAGAGGCTGTGTGGGAGGAGTACCAGTTCCTGTGTAAGCCAGGGGACCTGACCCGACGCCCCTGCCTCATCTCCCCCTACCACTACAGGCTCGACTGGCTCATGTGGTTCGCTGCCTTCCAG accTATGAGCAGAGTGAGTGGGTGATCCACATAGCAGGCAGACTGTTAGCCAACGACACATCAATCCTTTCACTGATGGAATACAACCCCTTCCAGGGCAGAGACAACCCCAG GTGGGTCCGAGGAGAACACTTCAAGTATAGGTTCACCCTGCCTGGCAGTGGTCCCCAGGGGAAATGGTGGGTGAGGAAACGTATTGGAGCCTACTTCCCCGCTGTGGATCTGGTCGCTCTCAGAGGATACTTTAAGTCCCGGAATTGGCCCCATCCTGACCTTTGA